Proteins encoded together in one Astatotilapia calliptera chromosome 7, fAstCal1.2, whole genome shotgun sequence window:
- the kti12 gene encoding protein KTI12 homolog, translating to MPLIVMCGYPCSGKSRRAEELKVYFEESTERKVHIVGDGSLGVEKNTVYADSQKEKNVRASLKAEVERKVNKDDIVILDSLNYIKGYRYELFCLIKHAQTPHCLVYSLTSHEESSLWNTNRDAADEYNQDIFDALVQRFEAPDSRNRWDSPLFTILKDDTLPVEAISDALFKRKAPPPNQSTQSQPLSSANFLYELDKITQDVLMAIFNAQKTSVPGDLIAVPGASEKIELTRNVNMAELRKLRRQFISYTKLHPTENTGQIANMFVQYLNKSLH from the exons ATGCCCCTAATAGTGATGTGTGGTTATCCCTGTAGTGGTAAGTCACGAAGGGCAGAAGAGCTGAAGGTGTATTTTGAAGAAAGCACAGAAAGAAAGGTTCATATTGTTGGAGACGGAAGCCTGGGCGTTGAGAAAAACACTGTTTACGCAG ATTcccaaaaggagaaaaatgtcagaGCGTCTCTGAAAGCTGAAGTGGAGAG gAAAGTCAACAAGGATGACATTGTTATTCTAGACTCATTAAATTACATAAAAG GCTACCGCTATGAACTGTTCTGCCTCATCAAACATGCACAGACTCCACACTGCTTG GTCTACAGTTTGACGTCCCATGAAGAGAGCTCATTATGGAACACaaacagagatgctgctgatgAGTACAATCAGGACAT CTTTGACGCATTAGTTCAGCGATTTGAAGCTCCGGATTCCAGAAACCGATGGGACAGCCCTCTCTTCACTATTCTGAAAGATGACACACTTCCAGTTGAAGCCATTTCTGATGCGCTTTTCAAAAGAAAAGCACCCCCACCGAACCAGTCTACTCAGAGT CAACCACTGTCATCAGCAAACTTTTTATACGAGTTGGACAAGATCACTCAAGATGTCTTGAtg gCGATTTTTAACGCCCAGAAGACGAGCGTTCCCGGGGATCTTATCGCAGTTCCAGGAGCTTCGGAAAAG ATTGAGCTCACCAGAAATGtcaacatggcagagctgcgGAAATTACGGCGCCAGTTCATCAGCTACACCAAGCTGCACCCGACAGAAAACACGGGACAAATTGCTAATATGTTTGTTCAGTATTTAAATAAGAGTCTGCACTGA
- the ch25hl1.1 gene encoding cholesterol 25-hydroxylase-like protein 1, member 1, translating to MLNITEPYLQFLPCRSSDPLLQPFWDYLLFHYMPLISSPFFPVLLAFSSYFFFSLPFSVLDLLGEKVPLFHQYKIQPNRKPTLKMMGDNFMVTFYNHIFFVLPAVIISIFIMPAPPLPRDAPTVYELFIDMLAVLLLFDTQYFIWHFMHHKHPQLYRWIHAVHHEYIAPFSWSSERLSIPELMTVGFWSNCDPILLNCHPLTTWCITVFSIWMSVEDHIGYDLPWTLNHLVPLGLLGGAPAHDMHHQRPSTNYAPFFSHWDRIFGTAAPLKKKNELKSK from the coding sequence CTGggattatttactttttcactATATGCCTCTCATCTCATCCCCATTTTTCCCCGTCCTACTCGCCTTTTCTAGCTATTTTTTCTTCAGCTTACCTTTTTCTGTGCTGGACCTCTTGGGAGAAAAGGTGCCTTTATTCCATCAGTACAAGATCCAACCAAACAGGAAGCCAACTTTGAAAATGATGGGTGACAACTTCATGGTCACTTTTTATAACCACATCTTCTTTGTTTTACCAGCTGTAATAATCAGTATTTTCATTATGCCTGCACCACCACTGCCACGAGATGCTCCCACAGTATATGAACTGTTTATTGATATGCTGGCTGTACTGCTCCTCTTTGACACTCAGTACTTTATTTGGCATTTCATGCATCATAAGCATCCTCAGCTTTACCGCTGGATCCATGCAGTCCACCATGAATACATAGCACCTTTCTCATGGTCAAGTGAGCGGCTCAGCATCCCAGAGCTGATGACGGTGGGATTCTGGAGCAATTGTGATCCAATTCTTCTAAACTGTCACCCGCTGACCACATGGTGCATTACAGTTTTTAGCATCTGGATGTCTGTTGAAGACCACATAGGCTATGACTTGCCGTGGACCTTGAACCACCTGGTGCCTTTGGGGCTGCTGGGTGGAGCACCAGCTCATGACATGCACCACCAGAGGCCGAGCACCAACTATGCTCCTTTCTTCAGCCACTGGGACAGAATTTTTGGCACTGCTGCccctttgaagaaaaaaaatgaactgaaaagcAAATAA
- the nmba gene encoding neuromedin Ba: MKGTVTKMCRGGLLSSFILISYIALTTSMTLDLTELRNKVSKLKVNPRGNLWATGHFMGKKSIVDSSFVNSAFENIKDTAEGRDVRPLHGVEDLQALLIHILKTAQQTQGEQALDREEGHPVRSVVA, from the exons ATGAAAGGCACTGTGACAAAGATGTGCAGGGGAGGACTCCTGTCTTCTTTCATCCTTATCTCATACATTGCTTTGACAACTTCAATGACTCTTGATTTGACTGAGCTGAGAAATAAAGTTTCAAAGCTCAAGGTGAATCCCAGGGGGAATCTGTGGGCAACGG GACATTTCATGGGCAAGAAGAGCATTGTGGATAGTTCCTTTGTGAATTCTGCCTTTGAGAATATAAAAGATACAGCTGAAGGCAGAGATGTGAGACCTCTGCACGGAGTGGAAGACCTGCAGGCGCTCCTCATCCATATTCTGAAaactgcccaacaaacacaaggaGAGCAGGCACTAGACAG AGAAGAAGGACATCCAGTTCGATCAGTTGTTGCGTGA